GTGCGGCAGGCTTCTGGGTCGAGAACGGCGTGATCCAGTATCCGGTCGAGGAAATCACCGTCGCGAGCACGCTGCAGGAGATGTTCCGGCATATCGTCGCGATCGGCGCCGATTCGATCGTGCGTGGCACGAAGGAAACGGGCTCGGTGCTGATCGAGCAGATGACGATCGCGGGGCAGTAAGCGGCGCGCGGCGCCGGCCGCCATGAAACGAAAAAGCCCGACCGGCGCGAGCCGGTCGGGCTTTTCTCATTGCGTGCGACGCGTCAGCCGCGCTTGCGCTCGTAGACGACGAACGCATAGCCGAACGTGTTTGGTGCGGCCGCCTCGTGCGCATCGCGCGACACTTCCTGCCAGTGCGCGGCGTCGGGCGCCGGGAACGATGCGTCGCCGTCGAAGTCGGCATCGATCTCGGTGACGACCAGCTTGTCGGCGAGCGTCAGACCTTCCGCGTAGAGTTGTGCGCCGCCGATCAGGAATGCCTCGGGCACCCCGTCGCGCGCGGCGAGCGCCAGCGCGTCGGCGAGCGACGTGACCGTGTCGCAGCCATCGAAGCGGCGCGTTGCGTCGCGCGTGACGACGATATTGCGGCGGCCCGGCAACGGCCGGCCGATCGACTCGTGGGTCTTGCGGCCCATCACGATCGGCGCGCCCATCGTCGTGCGCTTGAAGAAGGCGAGATCCTCGGGAAGTTTCCAGGGCAACTGGTTGTCGCGGCCGATGATGCCGTTGCGGGCACGCGCGACGATCAGGGTCAACGTCGTCATGAAGGTCGGGGAAGAGGAAAACCGGAATGGCGCCGATTCTACCGGAACGGCGACGCGCGCCGGATTCCGCGTACGCTTGCGCGCATCCGCTTTCTTGCTTGCGCTGCGCGCCGCGACACGAAACGTGATGCAATGCGCCGCGGCGACGACTGAATAAAAAGAGTGCCCGCCGGGGGACGGAGCACGAAACCGTTTCGTGTTGCGAGACCGGCGATGTCGGCCCGGACCGATGCTACCCGGCTTTCTCGTATCAATACGTCATCCTTAGCGAATCGATCGGCGCATGCTCACTGGTGCGTGCTGCCTTGTGCGTTGCCTTCCATCGCGTGCTGCACGTCGCCTGGCTGCGGTATCGGGAGCGGCATCGGCAACTGGGGTGGCGGGATCTCGTCCCACAGCGTCACCGAAGTCTTGCCGGCCGGCAGCGGTTTGGGTGCCGACACGGTCATGATGGCGAACCCGTTGCCGTGCTGCATGCTCGGCGCGTTTTCAGCAAGCAGCATGGCGCGACCCGGCTTTACGCTTTCTTCCGCGCGTGCCGGCGCGGGCGGGCCGGCGGCTGCGAACGCAATTGCCATCGGCACGAAAGAAAGTAGAAGATGTTTTCGCATGATCGCGGTCTCCGATGTATTCCATATTCAGCGAAATACATGCCATCGCGCCGGGACCGTTGTCGCGACTGCGATTCGAGCGCAGGCGTTGCGAATTGTGGTGGAAAACGCCTGAAAATGTTTCAGGCCTGAAACGATGGGGCTTGGGAATACTGCGGATTCAATCGATACGCTTCAAGGATGAAAATCGGTGCGTGTGCCGATGGAAGAACATTTCGCTGCGCAAGTGCTATGTGCAGATGATTGACATGCATCGACCTCCTGAGCGATTGGGCCGCATCGCCTACGGCGCTGAAATTGGTTTGTCGTATTCAGTGTCTATAACTAGGCTGTCGTGACCCAAAACAACTGGACGCGAGATCAGCGCCATCATGCGAGGCTTTGTCGTTGCCGCGCATCGACATGGCGAATCGAGCCACCTTCGGCTGACCCGGTTCGTTCTTTTCGCACGTGATCTGACGTGCACGGCAATCGTTAGATGGTTGATGAACGGGGTGAGCATATGGGAGCCGATCAGCGGCACGTGATCTACTATTCGCGCGAACCGAACGACGCGTTGCGCGGCCATTTCGACGAATGCGGTTGGCGAGTCGATCTCGCGGAGACCGTGCGTGACGTACGGCGTGTCGTGCAGCACGGTGTTGCAACGGCGGGCCTGCTCGATTTCTCACCGGGTTTCAAGCCCTCGGACCTGCGCGAACTCGAATCCTGTCTGAGCATCCAGCACATCGGCTGGATCGCGGCGACGCGGCGCGGCCAGTTGCAGGACGCCACGCTGCGCCATCTCATTCGCGACTATTGCTTCGACTACGTGACGATGCCGTACGAGACGTCGCGGATCGTCGAGACCGTCGGTCATGCGCACGGCATGGTCGCGCTGACCGATCCCGTTGCGCCGCCCGTCGGCGCCGGACGCAGCGAAGGCGAGATGGTCGGCACCTGCGATGCGATGCTCGGGCTCTTCAGGACGATCCGCCGCGTCGCGGCGACCGACGCGCCGGTGTTCATCTCCGGCGAATCGGGTACGGGCAAGGAACTGACGGCGGTCGCGATTCACGAGCGGTCGTCGCGTGCGCAGGCGCCGTTCATCGCGATCAATTGCGGTGCGATCCCGTCGACGCTGCTGCAGGCCGAGCTGTTCGGCTATGAGCGTGGCGCGTTCACCGGCGCGAACCAGCGCAAGATCGGCCGCGTCGAGGCTGCCAACAGCGGCACGCTGTTTCTCGACGAGATCGGCGATCTGCCGCTCGAAAGCCAGGCAAGCCTGTTGCGCTTCCTGCAGGAGGGCAAGATCGAGCGGCTCGGCGCGCACGTGTCGGTGCCCGTCGATGTGCGCGTGATCTGCGCGACGCACGTGGACATGGAAGCGGCGTTGCGCGAAGGGCGGTTCCGCGAGGACCTGTTCCATCGCCTGTGCGTGCTGAAGATCGAGGAGCCGCCGCTGCGCGCACGCGGCAAGGACATCGAGGTGCTCGCGCGTCACATGCTCGAGCGTTTCAAGGGCGATGCGCATCGGCGCCTGCGCGGCTTTTCCCCTGACGCGGTGGCTTCGCTGTACGGCTATTCGTGGCCGGGCAACGTGCGCGAGCTGATCAATCGCGTGCGTCGCGCGATCGTGATGTCGGAGGGCCGGATGATCACCGCGGCCGATCTCGAGCTGAACGACTACGCGACGCTCGCGCCCGTGTCGCTGCTGGAGGCGCGGGAGGCGGCCGAACGGCAGGCGATCGAGCAGGCGCTGCTGCGCCACCGCGGCCGTTTCGCGGATGCCGCGCGCGAACTTGGCGTGTCGCGCGTCACGCTCTATCGGCTGATGTGCGCGCACGGAATGCGCGATCGCAGCGACACGCTGGCAGGGTTTTCGGCGCCGTTGCCGGAGCGTCCGCATCACGCTTGCTAAAATTGGCGGGTACGGCCGCCCTCGCGGCCGAAGGAACCCGCATGAAACAGTATCTCGACCTCGTTCGTACCATTCTCGATACCGGCACCTGGCAGGAGAACCGTACGGGGATCCGCACCATCAGCATGCCGGGCGCGATGCTGCGCTTCGACCTGCAGCAAGGCTTCCCGGCCGTGACGACCAAGAAGCTCGCGTTCAAGTCCGCGATCGGCGAGCTGGTCGGTTTCCTGCGGGCGTCGCGCAGCGCGGCCGATTTCCGTGCACTTGGCTGCAAGGTGTGGGACGCGAACGCGAACGAGAACGCGCAGTGGCTCGAGAACCCGTATCGCCAGGGCGTCGACGATCTCGGCGACGTGTACGGCGTGCAATGGCGCCAGTGGCCGGGCTACAAGGTGCTCGACGCGGGCGCCGACGCGCAGATCGCCGATGCGACGCACCGCGGCTTCCGGATCGTCACGCGTTTCGACGAAGACGGCGCGCCGAAGGTGCTGCTGTACAAGGCGATCGACCAGCTGCGCCAGTGCCTGGACACGATCATGGAGAACCCCGCCGATCGCCGCATCCTGTTTCACGCGTGGAATCCGGCCGTGCTCGACCAGATCGCGCTGCCCGCGTGCCATCTGCTGTATCAGTTCCTGCCGAACGCCACGAAGCGCGAGATCTCGCTGTGCCTGTACATCCGCAGCAACGACGTCGGACTCGGCACGCCGTTCAACCTGACGGAAGGGGCTGCCTTGCTGGCGCTGGTCGGCCGGCTGACAGGCTACACGCCGCGCTGGTTCACGTATTTCATCGGCGACGCGCACATCTACGAGAACCAGCTCGACATGCTGCAGCAGCAGCTCACGCGCGAGCCGTACGAAAGCCCGCGGCTCGAGATCGCCGCGCGCGTGCCCGAGTACGCGAAGACGGGCGTCTATGCGCCCGAGTGGCTGGAGCAGGTCGAGCCGTCCGATTTCTCGCTCGTCGGCTACCGCCACCATGAGCCGCTGACCGCACCGATGGCAGTCTGATCGTGCGGCCCGGGCCGCGCGGTTTCACCGATCCGCGCCCCCGCAGAAAGAAGCCCCGACCGGCACCAGCCGGTCGGGGCTTTTTGTTTCACGTTTGCGGCACTTACTGGCGGTGCCGCTCTTCGTGACCGCCTTGCGGCGGCGGGTTGCTCGGGCGCGGCGCTTCAACGTGCGGCGCCGGTTGCGGCCGCGGTTCCATGCGAGGCGCCGGCATCGACGGCCGGGGTTCCATGCGCGGCGCCTGTGGCTGCGGGCGCGGCATTTCATGCACGGCGGGGGCCGGCGGACGGTACTCGTTCACGCGCGGCGGCGCGACTTCGCGGTGCGGCGCGGGTTGCGCGAATTCGGGGCGCGGTTGCGGTGCCGGGGCGGCCCGTTCCGGCTGCGGCTGCGCATGCTGGGCCGGCGTCGCGAAATCGGGGCGTGGGCGCGGCTGCGGAATCTGCGCCGTCGTGTCGAGCCTCGGTTGCGGCAGCGCGCGCGGCGCTTCGTTCCGGCCGCCGGGCTGCGCGCCCTGCGGAGCCGGCGCGCCCGCCTGATGCGGCACCGGTACCGCCGCGCTGCGTACGGGCGGCAGCGCATTCTGTCCTGCCGCGTGCAGCGCGGTCGGCGGGGTGGGGCGCTGACGCTCCATCGGCGTGTGCGGCTGCATCCATGCGGGCGACGGCGCCGCGGCTGCGCGCGCGTTGCCGAGGCCCGACGGGACGTTGCCGGCCACCGGCGGATGCGGGACGCCGTTTCCGGGCCCGAACGCCTGATGCGGCATCGGGTTGCCCGGTGCCTGCGGCATGGCGCCGTTTGCGAGGCGCGGCGCAGTGGGGTTTTCGCCGCTCGGGGGCCGCGCGACATTCGGCGCGCCCGGCCGTCCGGCTTGCACGGCGGGCGGTTGGCCTTCGCGCGGGGTACGTGCCGGCTGCACGACGGGGCCGTGCGGATTCACGAGCTGCACGTTGTGCATCGCCCATGCGCCGCCGCTCGGTTTGCCCGGAACGCGGACCGGGCGAGCCGTATAGTCGGCCGGCACGCTCGTCTTCACGACGGGGGCACCGGCGCCCGGCACGCGCCCGCCTTGGTGCGCGAGGTGGGCGGCGGCCTGGTCGCGATACGCGGCCGGCACGGCAGGATTGCGCGTCGCGACGTACGGGTGCTGCGCAACTGCCGCCGGCGGACGGTAGCCGGCATTGCGCAGCCCGCCGGTAAAGCTCTGGCGCACCGGCGCAATGCCGGGCGTACCCGGTGTGACATGCGCATTGCGCCATTGCTGCGGATCGACGTGCTGCGAGAAGTGCGCGACAGGCTGGCCGTGCACGAATGCCGAGGCCGGCACGGCCGTGATCGCGTGCGGCGCGCGGAAGTTCACGTAAGTCTTGTTGATGTTGGTGATGTTCGTCACGTTCACGGTCTTGTTCACGTTCACGTTGACGTTGTTCACCACGATGTTGCGGTTTACGCGGTCATAGTAGTGCGGGCTCCAGCCTCCCCAGCCCGGGTGCCATGGTTCGCCGGGGCCGAGCGCGAACCATGCGC
The nucleotide sequence above comes from Burkholderia pyrrocinia. Encoded proteins:
- a CDS encoding dihydrofolate reductase, with amino-acid sequence MTTLTLIVARARNGIIGRDNQLPWKLPEDLAFFKRTTMGAPIVMGRKTHESIGRPLPGRRNIVVTRDATRRFDGCDTVTSLADALALAARDGVPEAFLIGGAQLYAEGLTLADKLVVTEIDADFDGDASFPAPDAAHWQEVSRDAHEAAAPNTFGYAFVVYERKRG
- a CDS encoding sigma-54 dependent transcriptional regulator; protein product: MGADQRHVIYYSREPNDALRGHFDECGWRVDLAETVRDVRRVVQHGVATAGLLDFSPGFKPSDLRELESCLSIQHIGWIAATRRGQLQDATLRHLIRDYCFDYVTMPYETSRIVETVGHAHGMVALTDPVAPPVGAGRSEGEMVGTCDAMLGLFRTIRRVAATDAPVFISGESGTGKELTAVAIHERSSRAQAPFIAINCGAIPSTLLQAELFGYERGAFTGANQRKIGRVEAANSGTLFLDEIGDLPLESQASLLRFLQEGKIERLGAHVSVPVDVRVICATHVDMEAALREGRFREDLFHRLCVLKIEEPPLRARGKDIEVLARHMLERFKGDAHRRLRGFSPDAVASLYGYSWPGNVRELINRVRRAIVMSEGRMITAADLELNDYATLAPVSLLEAREAAERQAIEQALLRHRGRFADAARELGVSRVTLYRLMCAHGMRDRSDTLAGFSAPLPERPHHAC
- a CDS encoding thymidylate synthase; the encoded protein is MKQYLDLVRTILDTGTWQENRTGIRTISMPGAMLRFDLQQGFPAVTTKKLAFKSAIGELVGFLRASRSAADFRALGCKVWDANANENAQWLENPYRQGVDDLGDVYGVQWRQWPGYKVLDAGADAQIADATHRGFRIVTRFDEDGAPKVLLYKAIDQLRQCLDTIMENPADRRILFHAWNPAVLDQIALPACHLLYQFLPNATKREISLCLYIRSNDVGLGTPFNLTEGAALLALVGRLTGYTPRWFTYFIGDAHIYENQLDMLQQQLTREPYESPRLEIAARVPEYAKTGVYAPEWLEQVEPSDFSLVGYRHHEPLTAPMAV
- a CDS encoding DUF6600 domain-containing protein — protein: MATLFTLKRTARCTLLAFVALATLPPAFAQSAGAPPYAAAARQPGGDPPGRVARLNYLSGAVTTEPAGTDTWSYAAVNRPLTTGDQLWNDAGARSELHIGSTAVRLGNSTSLSVLNLDDATTQLKVGLGTVSTHVRELPAGGSYEIDTPNLALGITGPGDYRVDVAPNGASTTVTVRSGSATVYGSNGQYPLSPGQQVVFTGTDLQVAQQSAAPGPDALDQWAASRDAAEARSVSARYVSRDVPGYQDLDANGTWRETPNYGAVWVPNDTPADWAPYHDGHWIWQAPWGWTWVDDAPWGFAPYHYGRWAYVDDSWAWVPGPMEVSQPPVYAPALVAFVGGGGGPDWSVALTVGGVAAAGCAWFALGPGEPWHPGWGGWSPHYYDRVNRNIVVNNVNVNVNKTVNVTNITNINKTYVNFRAPHAITAVPASAFVHGQPVAHFSQHVDPQQWRNAHVTPGTPGIAPVRQSFTGGLRNAGYRPPAAVAQHPYVATRNPAVPAAYRDQAAAHLAHQGGRVPGAGAPVVKTSVPADYTARPVRVPGKPSGGAWAMHNVQLVNPHGPVVQPARTPREGQPPAVQAGRPGAPNVARPPSGENPTAPRLANGAMPQAPGNPMPHQAFGPGNGVPHPPVAGNVPSGLGNARAAAAPSPAWMQPHTPMERQRPTPPTALHAAGQNALPPVRSAAVPVPHQAGAPAPQGAQPGGRNEAPRALPQPRLDTTAQIPQPRPRPDFATPAQHAQPQPERAAPAPQPRPEFAQPAPHREVAPPRVNEYRPPAPAVHEMPRPQPQAPRMEPRPSMPAPRMEPRPQPAPHVEAPRPSNPPPQGGHEERHRQ